In Paroedura picta isolate Pp20150507F chromosome 6, Ppicta_v3.0, whole genome shotgun sequence, one genomic interval encodes:
- the CREG1 gene encoding protein CREG1 isoform X2, whose protein sequence is MWLLWGVLLAGAAGALRVPPAEETARMARFVAHACDWGALATISTHDPVRGQPFANVFSISDGEVSNSSGVPYLYLTTMEISVKDLQVNGNASLTLSLAQTSYCKEKSYDPQSPLCARVIFYGVVEKVAGIEADFAKRALFSRHPEMQDWPPGHNWFFAKLNIANIWVLSHFGGIEMVTPEDYFKATP, encoded by the exons atgtggctgctttggggggtgctgctggcgggggcggcgggggcgctGCGAGTCCCACCGGCCGAGGAGACGGCGCGGATGGCGCGCTTCGTGGCGCACGCCTGCGACTGGGGCGCGCTGGCCACCATCTCGACGCACGACCCGGTGCGGGGCCAGCCTTTCGCCAACGTCTTCTCCATAAGCGACGGGGAGGTGTCGAACAGCAGCGGGGTGCCCTACCTGTACCTGACTACCATGGAAATCTCGGTGAAGGATCTGCAG GTCAATGGAAATGCCTCCTTAACACTCTCTTTGGCACAGACTTCATATTGCAAGGAGAAGAGCTATGATCCTCAGAGTCCTCTGTGTGCCCGTGTGATCTTCTATGGAGTAGTTGAAAAG GTGGCTGGAATTGAGGCAGACTTTGCAAAGAGAGCCCTGTTCAGCAGACATCCTGAAATGCAGGACTGGCCCCCTGGTCATAACTGGTTCTTTGCCAAGCTCAACATTGCCAACATCTGGGTCCTGAGCCATTTTGGGGGGATTGAAATGGTGACCCCCGAAGACTATTTTAAAGCTACCCCTTAG
- the CREG1 gene encoding protein CREG1 isoform X1 encodes MWLLWGVLLAGAAGALRVPPAEETARMARFVAHACDWGALATISTHDPVRGQPFANVFSISDGEVSNSSGVPYLYLTTMEISVKDLQVNGNASLTLSLAQTSYCKEKSYDPQSPLCARVIFYGVVEKVAGIEADFAKRALFSRHPEMQDWPPGHNWFFAKLNIANIWVLSHFGGIEMVTPEDYFKATPY; translated from the exons atgtggctgctttggggggtgctgctggcgggggcggcgggggcgctGCGAGTCCCACCGGCCGAGGAGACGGCGCGGATGGCGCGCTTCGTGGCGCACGCCTGCGACTGGGGCGCGCTGGCCACCATCTCGACGCACGACCCGGTGCGGGGCCAGCCTTTCGCCAACGTCTTCTCCATAAGCGACGGGGAGGTGTCGAACAGCAGCGGGGTGCCCTACCTGTACCTGACTACCATGGAAATCTCGGTGAAGGATCTGCAG GTCAATGGAAATGCCTCCTTAACACTCTCTTTGGCACAGACTTCATATTGCAAGGAGAAGAGCTATGATCCTCAGAGTCCTCTGTGTGCCCGTGTGATCTTCTATGGAGTAGTTGAAAAG GTGGCTGGAATTGAGGCAGACTTTGCAAAGAGAGCCCTGTTCAGCAGACATCCTGAAATGCAGGACTGGCCCCCTGGTCATAACTGGTTCTTTGCCAAGCTCAACATTGCCAACATCTGGGTCCTGAGCCATTTTGGGGGGATTGAAATGGTGACCCCCGAAGACTATTTTAAAGCTACCCCTTA TTGA